In Synergistaceae bacterium, the DNA window TTTTCCCTTTGCATGAACTGCCGCAATGTCATCAAGATTCTTGAACATTGCTGTCAGGAAGTTATAGATGTCTTCTTCCGGAACAGAGTCGTTGGTGATAAGGATAGCCATGACCGCCGGTGTCATTGTATCCTTGTCAATACCCCTGTAGGTTTTTGCGGGGATCTTGCTGGCTACAAAGAACGGATATGCCTTATGGAGCTTCTTCAGGAATGCTGCGTCAAAACTGAGGAGATTGACATCTTTCGTTGTTGTAAGGTCCATAATTGCTGCCGTCGGATAACCGGCAACGACAAAACCGGCGTCTATCTGGTTGTCCTTGAAGCGGCTTGCCGTCGCTGCAAAATCAAGGAAGTCAGCCTTCTTGAGATCTCCATAGGTAAGTCCGGCAACCTTGAAAATTGCCTGAACATCGCCTTCAACACCCGAACCAGGCGCCCCGACACCGACACGCTTGCCCTTAAGGTCACTGATCTTATTAATGCCCGACTCCTTAGCGGTTACAACCTGGATATGCTCCGGATAGAGGGAAGCTACGGCGCGGATGTTCTTAATCGGCTTACCCTCGAACATAAGTTGTCCGTTCACTGCCCAGTAAGTGATATCATTCTGTACAAATGCAATTTCGATCCCTTTTGTTGCAATAAGGTTAACATTTGCGACAGATGCATTTCCTGTCTCTGCTGTGCACTGGATCTTGCCTTCCTTGGTAACTGCGCTTGCAAGCGCTCCGCCTACCGCATAGTAGGTACCGGTGGTGCCGCCGGTTGCAACCGACATATACGTTGCTGCTGATGCAACGGCAGTTAATGAGAGTGCTGCGAGAATAGCTACAATAGTTACGATGACGACTTTCTTCATTATTTATTCCTCCTCTTGGATTTTATATAGTTCCGAACCACGGGTAACGGATCCGTCGACCCGCGTATAGCTCAAATATTACTATAAAACATAAACTTTAAATCAGTGTTTTTGCTTTATCGCACTATGTTTTCCGCATCCTTTGCAGCTTTTTCAGCTTCACTTTTGGCAGCTACTGTCAGCGGTATACCTGCTGCGATCATCCTCTTCGACTTAGCAGTCTGTATTAAATAAATAATCACAAGTACCGCAACCCCACCGAGGTCCGACATGGTTCCAGGGATCAAAAGTCCAATAGCCCCGACAAAAGCAAATATTCGCATATACCATGCTATGTGAGCCTTGAAGAATCCTATTGTGGCCATTGCAAGCAGAAAAACTCCCATTAACGCAGTAAAAATAGCCTGTATCATTGGAATAGCCTGTACATCAATGAACAGCAGCATCGGGTTATAGACGTAAACATACGGTATCAAAAATCCCGCAAGAGCAAGTTTAAATGCAGTAACACCCGTTTTCATCGGGTCTGATCCGGCTATCCCGGATCCTGCGTAAGCCGCCAGAGCAACCGGTGGAGTCAGGTCAGCAGATATGCCAAAGTAGAAGACAAACATATACGCAGCCATTGGCGGAACGCCGAGCTGGAAGAGTGCCGGAGCCGCCATAGTGCTGGTGACGATGAAGTTAGCCGTTGTAGGGAGCCCTGTGCCAAGTATAATACTTGCCATCATCGTGAAGAACAGAGTAAGGATTTTGCTTCCGCCCGCAAGTGTGACTATCGCATTTGCTATGCGCAGCGCAAGTCCCGTAAGCGTGCCCATACCTACAACCATTCCGACAGTGGCGCATGCGCAGGCGACCCCTATTGCTCCGCGCGCTCCTGCTTCAAACGCTTCAAGTATGCGCTTGGGCGTCAATCGTGTCTCCTTGTTTATCCATGAAAGGACAAAACTGACGAGGATACCGTTGAATGCGGCCCTGAGCGGCGTGTAACCCGCAATCAGAAAGTAAATGATCGCAATAAGCGGTATCAGAAGGAATCCTTTGGATTTCAGGAGCGGCCAAAGCGGAGGAAGCTGTGCCCAGGGAATGCCCTTGAGTCCAAGGCGTGTAGCTTCAAAGTGCACCTGGACCATAACTGCAAAGTAATAGAGAAGCGCAGGCACAACTGCAGCGAGCGCGACCTGGATATACGGAACACCGAGGAACTGTGCCATGATAAACGCACCTGCTCCCATTACAGGGGGCATTATCTGTCCGCCGGTCGATGCAACTGCTTCGACGGCGCCTGCAAAGTACGGCTCATATCCGACGCTTTTCATAAGCGGGATCGTAAACATGCCTGTAGTACAGACATTGGCAACAGATGAGCCGGAGACAGTTCCCATAA includes these proteins:
- a CDS encoding TAXI family TRAP transporter solute-binding subunit; this encodes MKKVVIVTIVAILAALSLTAVASAATYMSVATGGTTGTYYAVGGALASAVTKEGKIQCTAETGNASVANVNLIATKGIEIAFVQNDITYWAVNGQLMFEGKPIKNIRAVASLYPEHIQVVTAKESGINKISDLKGKRVGVGAPGSGVEGDVQAIFKVAGLTYGDLKKADFLDFAATASRFKDNQIDAGFVVAGYPTAAIMDLTTTKDVNLLSFDAAFLKKLHKAYPFFVASKIPAKTYRGIDKDTMTPAVMAILITNDSVPEEDIYNFLTAMFKNLDDIAAVHAKGKEITLKGALNGLTAPLHPGAVKFYKEKGLIK
- a CDS encoding TRAP transporter permease, with translation MRKYDTEARFRALTGWQGKLVMIIAIAMSCFHFYTSGFGLLLAQKQGAVHLAFTLCLVFLLYPATSKQSKTSGIPFYDFILAGIGIAAAMYLVVFFNDLTTRAGLPTRTDLIMGFLLIVSLLEATRRISNPVLPILACIALLYCYFGRMMPDMIAHRGFSVARIVNHMYLGTEGIFGTPLEVSSTFVFMFILFGSVLEKTGLGKFIIDLSMALAGWSTGGPAKVAVVSSGLMGTVSGSSVANVCTTGMFTIPLMKSVGYEPYFAGAVEAVASTGGQIMPPVMGAGAFIMAQFLGVPYIQVALAAVVPALLYYFAVMVQVHFEATRLGLKGIPWAQLPPLWPLLKSKGFLLIPLIAIIYFLIAGYTPLRAAFNGILVSFVLSWINKETRLTPKRILEAFEAGARGAIGVACACATVGMVVGMGTLTGLALRIANAIVTLAGGSKILTLFFTMMASIILGTGLPTTANFIVTSTMAAPALFQLGVPPMAAYMFVFYFGISADLTPPVALAAYAGSGIAGSDPMKTGVTAFKLALAGFLIPYVYVYNPMLLFIDVQAIPMIQAIFTALMGVFLLAMATIGFFKAHIAWYMRIFAFVGAIGLLIPGTMSDLGGVAVLVIIYLIQTAKSKRMIAAGIPLTVAAKSEAEKAAKDAENIVR